From the genome of Brevundimonas sp. NIBR11:
GAGCCTCGCTGCCCGACGTCTCCCAGATCGGCAACACCTGGGTGGCGGAACTGGCGGCCATCGGCGCCCTGTCGCCGACGCCGGAGGCAGCCGCCGACCTGCTGACCGACCAGTTTCCGGCGGTGCTGGAGACCAACGCCATCGCCGGTCGCGCCATGGCCACGCCCTGGTATGTCGACACCCGTCTGATCTTCCTGCGCACCGACCTGCTGAACCGCGCGGGCTTCGACGCCATGCCGACCGACTGGGCCGAATGGAAGCGGTCGATGCACGCGGTCAAGCGGGTGGCGGGCGACGGAAACTTCGCGATCCTGTTGCCGGTCAATGAGTTCGAGCAGCTTCTGACGTTCGGACTTCAGGGCGATCAACCGTTGCTGCGGGATCAGGACACGCGCGGCAATTTTTCCAGCCCATCCTTCCTGTCGGCCTTGGCCTTCTACAGGAGCCTGTTCGACGAGGGCCTCGCGCCGCTGGCCTCGGCGGCCCAGATCTCGAACGTCTGGAACGAGTTCGCCAAGGGCTATTTCACCTTCTACTTCTCCGGTCCCTGGACCATCGGCGACATGAAGAGCCGTCTGCCGGCCGCCGTGCAGCCGCATTGGACCACGGCCGGGGTGCCCGGTCCGACGGGGCCGGGGGCCTCGGCGCCCGGCGGATCTTCGCTGGCGGTCTTCAAGTCGTCGCCGCATCAGGAGGCGGCATGGAAGCTGGTCCGCTATCTGTCCGATCCGACGGTGCAGGCCGAGTTCAACGTCATCTCCGGCGACCTTCCCGCGCGGCGCTCCGCCTGGGCCGCGCCGAAGGTGGCGTCCGACCCCTATGTCACCGCCTTCAACGGCCAGCTCGCTCGGTCCAAGGCCGTGCCCAAGGTCCCCGAGTGGGAGCGGATCGTCACCGAGATGCAGATCGTCGCCGAGCGGATGGTGCGCGGCGAGTTCACGGTTCAACAGGCCGGCGCCGAGATCGACCGCCGCGCCGACCGGCTGCTCGAAAAGCGTCGCTGGATGATGGAGCAGGGGCGGGCATGATCAATCGTCGTGAACGCGCCGCCTGGGGCTTCGTCGCTCCGTCGCTGATCGCCATCGCGGTCTTCTTCGTCGTGCCGGTCGTGTCATCGCTGCTGCTCAGCCTGACCGATTTCGACATCTATGCCCTGGCCGATCTCGGCAACATGCGGTTCGTGGGCCTGCAGAATTACGAGCGGCTGCTGACCAATCCGCTGTTCTGGCAGGCGATGAAGAACACCGTCTGGTTCAGCGTCCTGGGCGTGCCGCTGTCGATCATCGCCTCGCTGGCGGCGGCGGTGATCCTCAACGCGCGCACCATCAAGTGGCGGCCGGTCTGGCGCGTCATGTTCTTCGCCCCCTATGTGACGACGCTGGTGGCCACGGCGGTGTTGTGGAACTACCTGCTGCACAGCCGCTACGGCGTCATCAACTGGGCCCTGACCAGCGTGGGCCTGCCCGCCGTCGACTGGCTGGGCGATCCGAACACCTCGATCCCGGCCATCCTGATCTTCGTGGTGTGGAAGATTTTCGGCTACAACATGCTGATCTTCCTGGCGGTTCTGCAGACCGTGCCGGACGACCTCTATGAAGCCGCGCGGATCGACGGGGCCGGGCCTTGGGCGCGGTTCACCAATGTCACCCTGCCGGCCATCGCGCCGACGCTGCTGCTGGTGTCGATCATCTCGGTGGCGGGCTTCTTCCAGCTGTTCGCCGAGCCCTATGTGATGACACAAGGGGGACCGGCGCAGTCCACCGTGACGGTGCTCTACTTCATGTACGAAGAGGGCTTCAAATGGTGGAATCTGGGGTCCGCCTCGGCCGTGGCCTTCGTCCTGTTCCTGTGCATCTTCGCGGTGACCATGGTCCAGCTGGCCGTGTCGCGGCGGCTGGGAGGAGAGCACACGTGAATCCCCGGATCCTGCTGCTGAACGTCGGCGTGGCCCTGATCGGGCTGATCGTCCTGTTCCCCCTGCTGTGGATGCTGTCGGTCAGCTTCATGGCGACGGGGGAGGCGGCCGTCTTCCCGCCGCCGCTCCTGCCCAGCGCGCCGACGCTGGAGCACTATCGCGATCTGTTCGTGAACCAGGGCATGGGCCGCTACATGTGGAACAGCTTCGCCCTGGCGACCCTGGCGACCGGGTTGGCCTTGGCTTTCACAGTTCCCGCCGGATACGCCTTCGCCAAGCTGGCGTTCCGGGGGCGAGACAGACTGTTCCAGCTGCTGATCGGCGCCTTGGTCATCCCGGCCCAGATCGGCACCCTGCCGCTATTTCTGATGCTGAAGTCCATGGGGCTGGTGAACACCTATGCCGGAGCTCTGGTGCCGTGGCTGGCCTCGATCTTCGGCCTGTTCCTGGTGCGCCAGTACGCCCTGTCCATCCCGGACGAGATGCTGGAGGCCGCGCGGGTCGATGGCGCCAGCGAGGGCCAGATCTTCCGCCGCATCGTCATACCGACCCTGACGCCCATTCTGGTCACGCTGGGACTGTTCGTGTTTTTGGGCAGTTGGAACGATTTCCTGTGGCCGCTGATCATCCTGACGGACCAGTCGAACTATACGCTGCCGGTCGCGCTGGCGGCCCTGTCGCGCGAGCATGTCCAGGATGTCGAGCTGATGATGGCGGGCGCGGTGATCACCGTGGCGCCGGTGCTCATCCTGTTCCTGGCGCTGCAACGGTTCTACATCCGCGGCATGCTGGCGGGCAGCGTGAAGGGTTGAGCATGCGTCTGTTGTTCGGGCTGATCGCGGCCGTCCTCATCGCCGCGCCGGTCCAGGCGCAATCGAACCGCACCCTCGACACGTTCGAGGCCCTGGCGCCCTGGAGCGCCGACGCCTCGACCGACGTGACGTCCACCCTGTCGAGCGTGGCCGGCCATCGCGGCGAAGCGATGCGGCTGGACTATGATTTCAACGGCCGGTCGGGCTATGCCTTCGCCGCCCGCGACCTGTCGTTCGAGGCGCCCGAGAACTACGAAATCCGCTTCTGGATCCGGGGGGAAGGGCCGACCAACACCTTCGAGGTCAAGTTCACCGACGCATCGTCCGAGAACGTCCACTGGCGCCAGACCACCCGCTACGACTTCCCGAACGGCTGGACCCAGTTCGTCATCAAGCGCCGACAGATCGCCTGGGCCTGGGGTCCGAAGGCCGACCGCACCTTCCGGGGCGCTGAGCGGATCGAGTTCGTGGTCACCGCCGGGGAGGGCGGCAAGGGTTTCATCGAGATCGACGACCTGACCCTGCGCACCCTGCCGCCGGAGCCGTCGGTGCCGCCGCGCCCGGTCGCGGAGGCGACGAGCGAAGATGGAAACTCGATCGCGTCGCTGAGTGTGGATGATGACTCTCGCAGCGCATGGGTGACGCAAGGGGCGGGCGAACAGAGCCTGACGCTGGACCTCGGCTACGAGCGTGAGTTCGGCGGCCTGACCCTCCAGTGGGTCGAGGGCCGTGCGGCCTCCGCCTATCGCGTCATGGGCTCCAGCGACCGGCGCCAGTGGCATGAGATCGCACGGGTGCGTCACGGCGACGGCGGGACCGATTGGTTGAGGACGGAAGAGGCCTCGGCGCGGTGGTTGAGGCTCGACCTGACAACGCCCCAGGCTGCGGCGAGCACGGCGGGCCAGATGGGGGCCGGCAACGGCGCCGCCGGCGCGGCCCAGGCCTTCTACGGCCTGGCCGATGTGCGCATCGAGCCTCTGGCCTTCGGCGCCTCGGACACGGCCTTCCTGACGGCCGTGGCGGGCCAGAGCCGGCGCGGCCTCTATCCGCGCGGCTTCCGCGGCGAGCAGCCCTACTGGACCCTGGTCGGGGTCGACGGCGGCGGCGAAAGCGGCCTGATCTCCGAGGACGGCGCCATCGAGCTCAAGCGCGGCGGGGCCTCGATCGAGCCGTTCGTGCTGGACAACGGGCGCCTCATCACCTGGGCCGACGCACGGATCGAACAGGCCCTGGTTGAGGACGACCTGCCGATCCCGACGGTGACTTGGACGCATGACGACTGGACGCTAAAGGTCACGGCAATGGCCGAGGGTT
Proteins encoded in this window:
- a CDS encoding extracellular solute-binding protein, which codes for MIDRRAALGVMAGAGAALAGCGRNDGLTRLTFWAMGNEGTNVPSILPAFEAANPGIKVIVQPQPWTAAHSKLLTAYAGASLPDVSQIGNTWVAELAAIGALSPTPEAAADLLTDQFPAVLETNAIAGRAMATPWYVDTRLIFLRTDLLNRAGFDAMPTDWAEWKRSMHAVKRVAGDGNFAILLPVNEFEQLLTFGLQGDQPLLRDQDTRGNFSSPSFLSALAFYRSLFDEGLAPLASAAQISNVWNEFAKGYFTFYFSGPWTIGDMKSRLPAAVQPHWTTAGVPGPTGPGASAPGGSSLAVFKSSPHQEAAWKLVRYLSDPTVQAEFNVISGDLPARRSAWAAPKVASDPYVTAFNGQLARSKAVPKVPEWERIVTEMQIVAERMVRGEFTVQQAGAEIDRRADRLLEKRRWMMEQGRA
- a CDS encoding sugar ABC transporter permease, whose amino-acid sequence is MINRRERAAWGFVAPSLIAIAVFFVVPVVSSLLLSLTDFDIYALADLGNMRFVGLQNYERLLTNPLFWQAMKNTVWFSVLGVPLSIIASLAAAVILNARTIKWRPVWRVMFFAPYVTTLVATAVLWNYLLHSRYGVINWALTSVGLPAVDWLGDPNTSIPAILIFVVWKIFGYNMLIFLAVLQTVPDDLYEAARIDGAGPWARFTNVTLPAIAPTLLLVSIISVAGFFQLFAEPYVMTQGGPAQSTVTVLYFMYEEGFKWWNLGSASAVAFVLFLCIFAVTMVQLAVSRRLGGEHT
- a CDS encoding carbohydrate ABC transporter permease, encoding MNPRILLLNVGVALIGLIVLFPLLWMLSVSFMATGEAAVFPPPLLPSAPTLEHYRDLFVNQGMGRYMWNSFALATLATGLALAFTVPAGYAFAKLAFRGRDRLFQLLIGALVIPAQIGTLPLFLMLKSMGLVNTYAGALVPWLASIFGLFLVRQYALSIPDEMLEAARVDGASEGQIFRRIVIPTLTPILVTLGLFVFLGSWNDFLWPLIILTDQSNYTLPVALAALSREHVQDVELMMAGAVITVAPVLILFLALQRFYIRGMLAGSVKG